The sequence CCAAAGGCTATCCCATCGATGAGACAAAGGCTATCGGCAGCGTTGATGACACGGAGGAGGAGACCGAGTGGGTCGAATCTACTCCCGTAGTAGACACTTTACTGAAGCGTCTCCCTCGGATGATCAAAGATCTGCAGGAATTCCATCACGATGCCACACAGATCTTGCGGCCGAATATGGAGGTAAGTTCGACTTACCTTTATGTCCTAAACCCTAAACGCTAAACCCCTAACAGCCTCTGCCTGAGCTAATGCTTTGGGGGAGGTTCaagtttatttaatttattattattaaaCACTGGGAGCTAGCATGGTCAGCGCACCTAGTTGGTGTAGCCCTTGTACTTACTCTGGCAGAGGTTCTTTGATGTTTAAATCTGGAACTAGCCACCTTTTTCTTTAATTTTTGCAGACATGGGGGAAACGCAGCTGTGTGAAGTCGCAATACATTAAGGACACCGGGGACGTGGTTACGAGCCATGTAGATCCTGCGAAGCGGATAAGGGAGCTGCCATGCAATAAGGATGAAGCCGAAGAGCGGGCACAAGGTAAGCCTTGTTATGCATCAATAATTTGTTTTGCGTCCTCGTCATTTTCCATAATGCTTTTTCATTCTTCTGTAGCTGCCGAACCTGAGATTGCGTGCCTCAATGGTGACTACGAGCGAGCCATGTACCTCACTCAGGCGGAGTATGAAGAAGAGCGTGTGCAGCTTGCGGCAGAGGTGGAGTCTCTCCGTGCCATTGTCGCAGAGTCAGGCGTCTTTCGTTCCGCCAACGAGGAACTGCGGGCCCGTGTCTTGCAGCTGGAGGAGGACGCGAGGAATAACACTCTTGCCCTCGACGCTCAGGAGAAAATGAAGGAAAAACTCAGGACAACAGAGGTCCTTCTAACACAAGCCAGAGAAGCTGCTGACTGTAAGTCTTTCATCTATTCGGACATAGTAATTTTTTATCCTTTTGATGGTCCTATACATACGTGTCTTTCCTGATTTGCTATCCATAATGATTTGCAGCCAACAACAAGATGGCTAACAAGTATGAGCATGGTTGGTCTCGTGTATCTGCCGCCTCTACCCTTGTTGCGGATGCCATTCTAGGCGACACCCGTATCTCTGGAGACAAGGAGCTGGATCGTCTGAACAAGGCTCATGTGGAGGCAGAGGCTTTGATGGCCACGGCAAGAGCAACCTGCACTGCTCTGTTCCCGGACACAGATATTGGAAGGAATGCAGCTTCTGTCGCCAACGTCATGATTGACGGGCCGTCAGAGTTCCACAAGTGGAAGGTCTCTGCCTCTCGTGAAGGAGCTCGCATGGCTCTGGCCACTGTTGTTTCTCACTACCCAACTCTCAAGTTGGGCAAGGTGCAGGAGGGCGTTAACCCAGACGAGCCTGATGTCCAAGCTCTGGGCCGCAAGGTGGAGCATGCAGCGTGGAAGCTGGCATCTTACTGCCCTCTGGAGAATCACATGGATGACCTCCCTGCTCAAGAGCAGGAGTAGATATATATAGGCCTTGCCATGTTTTATACATTTTGCTCACTGTGAGGGGTCGCTATATATGCCTTTGAATATTTTGTGACAGTCAGGCCTCGGTATACGAGTTGTTGTGCTTACACTAGTATAAAAGAGGGCATACGTTCGGGACAGatgagcccattagtcccggttcgtgaggccagggggcctgcggggcctcgtgggggcattggtcccggttcgtctggcccctttgatCTCGTTTGGTAGGACGAAacgaaataaactttaataaataagtagaaacaaaataaactttaataaataagtagaaacaaaataaactttaataaagtaaaataaataaattttaataaaataaataaaaatatcaacagtaaatagaaacaaaataaaataaataaagcaaaaaaaaaagtgccacctactgggccaccacggcctgaatacgactagaaacccaaccattggccaggatttaggcccgcagaaggcccagtaggcccacaggcaacatagtgtgagattaggcccagtaagcctgcatttgaggggAGCTCCAGAGGGCAGCTGCAGTGGAGCTTATAAACCACTCTGAGCTCCtcccaactagcgaggtgggactaaacatttcacCGCGGggtagcacaaggcctttggtcccggttggtgccaccaac comes from Triticum dicoccoides isolate Atlit2015 ecotype Zavitan unplaced genomic scaffold, WEW_v2.0 scaffold54548, whole genome shotgun sequence and encodes:
- the LOC119346905 gene encoding uncharacterized protein LOC119346905; amino-acid sequence: MIKDLQEFHHDATQILRPNMETWGKRSCVKSQYIKDTGDVVTSHVDPAKRIRELPCNKDEAEERAQAAEPEIACLNGDYERAMYLTQAEYEEERVQLAAEVESLRAIVAESGVFRSANEELRARVLQLEEDARNNTLALDAQEKMKEKLRTTEVLLTQAREAADSNNKMANKYEHGWSRVSAASTLVADAILGDTRISGDKELDRLNKAHVEAEALMATARATCTALFPDTDIGRNAASVANVMIDGPSEFHKWKVSASREGARMALATVVSHYPTLKLGKVQEGVNPDEPDVQALGRKVEHAAWKLASYCPLENHMDDLPAQEQE